One region of Ananas comosus cultivar F153 linkage group 9, ASM154086v1, whole genome shotgun sequence genomic DNA includes:
- the LOC109715451 gene encoding probable 5'-adenylylsulfate reductase 1, chloroplastic has product MASATASISATSIVPRDLKAVQIAAVRHLEPSISTSTASNAPSRRRWAAARPLRAVEPGRRGEAVAAPAAAAAAGAVVEGEKRREEVDEVVDYEKLAAELENASPLEIIDKALERFGNDIAIAFSGAEDVALIEYAHLTGRPFRVFSLDTGRLNPETYRFFDEVEKHYGIRIEYMFPDAVEVQALVRSKGLFSFYEDGHQECCRVRKVRPLRRALSGLKAWITGQRKDQSPGTRAHIPVVQVDPSFEGMDGGIGSLVKWNPVANVEGKDIWNFLRTMEVPVNSLHSQGYVSIGCEPCTRPVLPGQHEREGRWWWEDAKAKECGLHKGNIAQEADMLGTNANGATAISSVNGTPDIFETEAIINLSRPGIENLLRLESRADPWIVVLYAPWCQFCQGMEASYMELAEKLSGSGVKVGKFQADGEQKPFAQEELQLGSFPTILFFPTHSSRPIKYPSERRDVDSLLAFVNALR; this is encoded by the exons ATGGCTTCGGCGACCGCATCGATCTCTGCGACTTCGATCGTTCCTCGCGATCTCAAGG CGGTCCAGATCGCGGCGGTGAGGCATCTGGAGCCGTCGATCTCGACGTCGACGGCGAGCAACGCCCCCTCGAGGcggcggtgggcggcggcgcggcCGCTCCGGGCGGTGGAGCCCGGGAGGAGGGGCGAGGCGGTGGCAGcgcccgccgcggcggcggcggcgggggcggtgGTGGAGggggagaagaggagggaggaggtggATGAGGTTGTGGATTATGAGAAGTTAGCGGCGGAGTTGGAGAACGCGTCGCCGCTCGAGATTATTGATAAGGCGCTCGAGAGGTTCGGCAACGACATCGCCATTGCGTTCAG TGGGGCAGAGGATGTTGCATTGATTGAATACGCCCACCTGACGGGCCGGCCCTTCAGAGTGTTCAGCCTTGACACAGGGCGGCTCAATCCTGAGACCTACAGGTTCTTTGATGAGGTAGAGAAGCATTATGGCATCCGCATCGAGTACATGTTCCCTGATGCAGTGGAAGTTCAGGCCCTTGTTAGGAGCAAAGGTTTGTTTTCCTTCTATGAGGATGGGCACCAAGAGTGCTGCAGAGTTAGGAAGGTTAGGCCTTTACGAAGGGCGCTAAGTGGCCTTAAGGCTTGGATCACTGGGCAGAGGAAGGATCAGTCCCCTGGCACCAGAGCTCATATCCCTGTTGTCCAG GTGGATCCTTCTTTTGAAGGAATGGATGGCGGTATTGGGAGCTTGGTTAAGTGGAACCCTGTTGCCAATGTAGAAGGCAAGGATATCTGGAACTTTCTCAGGACTATGGAAGTTCCTGTCAACTCTTTACATTCACAA GGTTACGTGTCAATCGGCTGCGAACCATGCACACGACCTGTCCTGCCAGGGCAGCATGAGAGGGAAGGAAGGTGGTGGTGGGAGGATGCCAAGGCCAAAGAATGCGGGCTTCACAAGGGCAACATTGCGCAAGAAGCAGATATGTTGGGGACTAATGCTAACGGGGCCACAGCCATTAGCTCCGTGAACGGAACACCTGACATCTTTGAAACCGAAGCCATTATTAACCTAAGTAGGCCCGGGATTGAGAACTTGCTGAGGCTGGAAAGTAGGGCGGACCCGTGGATTGTTGTTCTGTATGCACCTTGGTGCCAGTTCTGCCAG GGAATGGAAGCTTCATACATGGAATTAGCCGAGAAGCTATCTGGTTCTGGCGTGAAGGTCGGGAAATTCCAGGCTGACGGTGAGCAGAAGCCATTTGCGCAGgaagagcttcagctcgggagTTTCCCCACCATCCTCTTCTTCCCCACGCACTCGTCGAGGCCCATCAAGTACCCTTCGGAGAGGAGGGATGTGGATTCACTGCTTGCATTTGTGAATGCCCTCAGGTGA